CATCGCCTGCTGGTTATGATTCTGCATTAACAACACCAGATGCTCCCCGACTTCAGGGTGCTTGTCGAACAGGCCTGAGGCCGGCGAGCTGAGCTTGCGGGCCGCCCTGAGCAGATTGCTGCGTGTAGGGATAAGAATCTCCGGGAACATCATCATCAGCGTATGTATCATGCTTTTAATTGGAGCCGTAACCATTCCTCCCTCCATACAGACAGCCCTGAGCAATCTTCCCGGCCCGTTCACCGTGTAATTGAAGGCCATATACGCTCCATTCGACACACCTGCCACATAGAACTGGTCAAGCTTCAGCCCGTCTGCGACCTTGTTGATCCAATCCACCTGGTCAAAGGTCCGTTTATGGAACAGCTCACCTGGAACACTCTTCCCCGGTCCTCCCAGCGTATCTACCGCAATGCAGCGGAAATGACGGGACAGCTCCTTCATATTCAGCAGCCACATCACGGCCGAATTATCGCCTACCCCATGGAACAGAAGCAAAGGCGGTAACTCCGGCTCTCCCGCTGTTATACAATGGGTTGTCCCATAAGGGGTCTCCACATCAAGCTCCTGAAATTCCGTCCCCCACGCGTCAAGAAGCTGGTTATAGGACCTTAGAACCTGTTCTTTGCCGGCCTCGCTTTTGAATACCTTGATCAAAGAAAACCCCTGCCTTTCCGCCTTGGCGAATTTTTATTAATCTTACTTCATGAAGCACAGGATCATTTTAGAATTAGCTAGACTCATTGTTGCACATTTTGCAGTATTTCTCTAAAAGTGTTAAGAGCTGCGGTGTATTGTTGCATCATTTGCAGGAATTCCGGTGTTTAGTGCTGTTTAGCGCTGGCTTTGTTGCATTTCATGCAGAATTTCAGCATCGGGCGCTTCTATAAGGCGGTATTGTTGCACATTTTGCAGGATTTCTATACAGTGTTACGGGCTTAGGAGTATGGGGCCCATCTCTCATCGCAGCAGCACCAATTGTTCGGTTTCCACATACATTTGGCACCTTGGGTCCGGTTTTCATAGACAACTTATCCATAACAAAAGAAATTCATAATTTCCTGATTAACAAAAAAACGGACATCTCCCCAAAGGAAGGCATCCGCTTCGTATAATTCTGCTGTATTAATTGCTCTTGCGGTGACGGCTTCTCATATACTCATTAATCTTGAGATCCAGCAAGCTGCTGATTGCTATTACATTATCCGAGGTAAAGGACTTCTCCTGCATAAAGAGCTGTTCCATTCTGCTGCGGAGCATCTGAATTTCATCTTCCAGCGAGAGCCTGCGTGCATTCGCATCTCCTGAGGCGCGAGGCAGCCCGCTTCCGGAACCACACTTCCCGCCATAGGAGGATAAGTAATAATCTGCGCTCAGCACAATCACCCTTCCTGATGTAGTATTGCGCGTCAACCGGATTAGAACTGCACAGTTCTATGCGACCAGATATGAAGCGCCTTTATTCCGGAATAAGAGGTCCATGTAAGTGTATTACAGGTGTTTCTTGTCCTTAGAGTAAAATAATACCATATCAGAAGGTGATCGGCTATAGTTCGATTTACTTCTTTGTCGGGCCTGGTCAGGCCCCTTCCCGGGACAGCTGTGAGACAAATGCCCCAATTCGCTCAACCGCTTCATTCAGCTGGGACACCGAGGTGGCATAGGAGCAGCGCAGATAGCCTTCCCCGCCCAGACCGAAGACACTTCCCGGAACAGCAGCGACCTTATATTCAAGCAGCAGACGCTGGGCGAACTGGTCGGAGGTCAGACCGGTGGCCTGGATGCTCGGAAATGCATAGAAGGCACCCTGCGGCTCATGACACTCCAGTCCCGCCTCCCGCAGCCCCTTGACAATCAGCCGGCGGCGCTGGTTATACGAGTCTGTCATGCGGTCCTTCTCTTCCATTCCGTTGGTAAGTGCCTCCAGCGCAGCCACCTGGCCCATCGAAGGCGCGCACATGACGGTATACTGGTGAATCTTCAGCATGGCAGAGATCAGATCCGGGTGGCCGCAGGCATAGCCCATCCGCCAGCCGGTCATGGCGAAGGCCTTGGAGAACCCGCTGACCAGGATCGTCCGGTCCAGCATTCCCGGCAGTGAAGCGAAGCTGACATGATTGCTTCCATACGTAAGCTCGGCATAAATCTCATCGGAGATGACGATAAGATCATGCTTCTCGACCACCTTGGCAATCGGCTCCCAATCTTCACGGCTCATGATCGCGCCTGTCGGATTGCTTGGATAGCAAAGAATCAGAATCTTCGAGCGCGGAGTGATCTTGGCCTCCAGATCTTCGGCAGTCAGCTTGAAGTTGTTCTTCCCGAAGGTCTCAATGCCTACGGGAATCCCGCCTCCGATAGCCGTAATCGGAGAATAAGAGATGTAGCATGGCTCGGGAATCAGAATCTCGTCTCCCGGAGAGATCAGGGCACGCAGAGCCAAATCGATGGCCTCGCTGCCGCCAACCGTGGCGATAATCTGATTCGCCGGATCATACTTCACGGCGAAGCGGGTCTCCAGGTACTCGGCAATCCCCTCGCGCAGCTCAGGCATTCCGGCATTGGAGGTGTAGCCGGTGAAGCCGCGTTCGAGTGAATAGACGCAGGCCTCTCTGACATGCCAGGGTGTCTTGAAATCCGGCTCGCCGACACCCAGCGAGATAATATCCTTGCTGCCTGCCGCCAGATCAAAAAACTTGCGGATGCCCGAAGGCTGAATCTGCTGGACCAGCGGGGCCAAATAAGAGTTCATCGACTTGCCTTTATCTCCTGTGTGCTGTGCGTTATTAATGATCATGACATTACATCCTTCACGGAGATATCATCAGACGGTTGTCTTCCTCATGCTCTTCAAAGATGATACCGTCCTGTTTGTATTTTTTGAGCGTAAAATTAGTCTTCGTAGAGAGCACTGCATCAATCGGCGACAGCTTCTCAGACACAAAGTTAGCGACTTCGCGCAGATTGCGGCCTTCCACTTCCACCAGCAGATCGTAAGCACCGGACATCAGATAGACGGATTTAACCTGCGGATACAGATAGATCCGTTCGGCAATCCCCTCGAAGCCGCGGCCCCGTTCCGGTGTAATCTGTACCTCGATCAGTGCCGTCACCCGTTCATCATCGACTTTGTCCCAATTGACAACCGTCGCGTATTTCACAATGACATGGTCCTGCTCCATTTCGGCGATCACGGTCTTGACATCTTCTTCCTCCGCACCAAGCAGGGTCGCCATTAATGCCGTGGAGCTACGCGCGTCCTCCTTGAGCAGTTCCAGCACTTTCCTTTTCAATTCATTCATTCTCAGAGC
The window above is part of the Paenibacillus sp. FSL H8-0048 genome. Proteins encoded here:
- a CDS encoding alpha/beta fold hydrolase — translated: MIKVFKSEAGKEQVLRSYNQLLDAWGTEFQELDVETPYGTTHCITAGEPELPPLLLFHGVGDNSAVMWLLNMKELSRHFRCIAVDTLGGPGKSVPGELFHKRTFDQVDWINKVADGLKLDQFYVAGVSNGAYMAFNYTVNGPGRLLRAVCMEGGMVTAPIKSMIHTLMMMFPEILIPTRSNLLRAARKLSSPASGLFDKHPEVGEHLVLLMQNHNQQAMFAHKLQPYEQEKAVTFRDQIYFLLGDYKLKQKRELTSTLDAGGFRYTVIPDAGHGVNHEQPERVNRELMAFLKGSEGRMII
- a CDS encoding aspartyl-phosphate phosphatase Spo0E family protein, with protein sequence MPRASGDANARRLSLEDEIQMLRSRMEQLFMQEKSFTSDNVIAISSLLDLKINEYMRSRHRKSN
- a CDS encoding aminotransferase class I/II-fold pyridoxal phosphate-dependent enzyme; its protein translation is MIINNAQHTGDKGKSMNSYLAPLVQQIQPSGIRKFFDLAAGSKDIISLGVGEPDFKTPWHVREACVYSLERGFTGYTSNAGMPELREGIAEYLETRFAVKYDPANQIIATVGGSEAIDLALRALISPGDEILIPEPCYISYSPITAIGGGIPVGIETFGKNNFKLTAEDLEAKITPRSKILILCYPSNPTGAIMSREDWEPIAKVVEKHDLIVISDEIYAELTYGSNHVSFASLPGMLDRTILVSGFSKAFAMTGWRMGYACGHPDLISAMLKIHQYTVMCAPSMGQVAALEALTNGMEEKDRMTDSYNQRRRLIVKGLREAGLECHEPQGAFYAFPSIQATGLTSDQFAQRLLLEYKVAAVPGSVFGLGGEGYLRCSYATSVSQLNEAVERIGAFVSQLSREGA
- a CDS encoding Lrp/AsnC family transcriptional regulator, which gives rise to MNELKRKVLELLKEDARSSTALMATLLGAEEEDVKTVIAEMEQDHVIVKYATVVNWDKVDDERVTALIEVQITPERGRGFEGIAERIYLYPQVKSVYLMSGAYDLLVEVEGRNLREVANFVSEKLSPIDAVLSTKTNFTLKKYKQDGIIFEEHEEDNRLMISP